One Perca flavescens isolate YP-PL-M2 chromosome 5, PFLA_1.0, whole genome shotgun sequence genomic window, AGAGTGTAGTTCAGTGAAATTACAAATCTACCCAATTGTAAACTATGTATGCATTGAcacaattacaaagtcagcttattatcaccttaaaaaaggtcccatgacatcaacatttcactttatgaggtttttcaacattaatatgcgttcccccagcctgcctatggtcccccagtggctagaaatggtgataggtgtaaaccgagccctgggtatcctgctctgcctttgagaaaatgaaagctcagatgggccgatctggaatcttctccttatgaggtcatacggaacaaggttacctcccatttctctgcttggcccacccagagaatttggcccacccataagagagagacatcatggctttcaaacaagcaaagtggcagttggtcaagaccacaccccatcctccaccttgcccccccccctctctcctcctcaatagctacagacacagaaatggtacatcctaaggaaagctcattgtgggactggctctagtggctgtaattctgcatcaagactgaatttggggaaagagacttcagatacagtattaggggaccactaaggtctatataaaagagacttcagatacagtattaggggaccactaaggtctatataaaagagacttcagatacagtattaggggaccactaaggcctatataaaagagacttcagatacagtattaggggaccactaaggtctatacaaaagagacttcagatacagtattaggggaccactaaggtctatataaaagagacttcagatacagtattaggggaccactaaggtctatataaaagagacttcagatacagtattaggggaccactaaggtatatatataaaagagacttcagatacagtaccctcaggtggtctgggacaggtctactacactatgacccccccagacctctcaggtggtctgggacagggtctgctttctgtccccagagtcagaactaaactgGGGGAGGCAGCATTCAGTtgttatgctccacatatctggaacaaactcccagaaaactgcagctcCGCCGCAattctcagctcttttaaatcaaggctgaagacctttctagCAATTAAAAGCGGCAAACTTTGACAGTACGACGAGGCCAGAGTACAGTAACATCACGGCGGCACAGTAACATCTCTCTTGATGGCTGGCTAAACAAAGTCAGAACACCTTAACTCAACTTCAGCGTGCCGGAACACAGGCAAAGAgccgtaacagctgttacggcGTTCTGCTGTGGTTTCTCGTATGGTTTTGGATGTTACGGTTGTCATAGTCTTTTATTTTCTcgttaaaacaatcaaattgaCTCACGATATTTATTCACATGATAAAGGAGGTCTCAAATACCCCAAAAGTGACAATTAATTTTTGCCCAAACATGATGTTACGGCGttttgcctttgtagggcagtatTGTAAACATGTTTTGGTTCTTAATGCAGACATTTCTTTCATAATCTGTTggcaaaagacaaagaaaactgcacaaagaaaaacaaaacaaaaaagctaGCTATAAATTAATCCAGATGGCACTGCAAAGCAGATGCTTATGTAATGTAAGAGCTGCAGAAATTAATCAGCAGATGTCAGCACTGGAGGGCGTCAGGGCAGCGTTGAGTTACTGAGGAAGAAGACACACAAACTCACCGTTACTTACCTCAACGTTCAGATCAACTGCACAGCTCCGCTGGAAACAAGCGGTGCGATCGTTCGATACCGCATCAGATGTTGAGAGCCCTCTTCCAGATCTACAACGTACTCTCTGACAGAAGAGGAAAAGCAGAGATCATATCAGCTGTTTTTCAGTATCTTCGCAGAAATATAAAACCGTAGTGGATGTGGAAAAGGGACACTGCCGACCGGTGGGTTTTAAAAACCAATGACAAACGATGAAAACGTACCTCTGATCGTCGGTTTCAGGCTCGACCAAGATGTTTTCCTGTCTGTCCTTCACTCGAAGAAACACAAACGAGTCCAGGCAGGGCTCAGGCACTGGGAATAATTCAATTTGGGTTTTATACTCGAGCGATCATTGAGGGGCGAACCTCATTTAAGACCACATTGAGTccaattaaaaaaagacaaaaacacggaaacaACATCACAGAAAAACACCATCATAAGAAAAGTAGAAAGACGATAAAACTTTCTGAATTGGGAAAATGATTTGATAAATTAAATCAGGATAGTAAGGATGcaaaataaagtgcaattatataaagcaattacaagtagaagtttgcAAGTTTAAAACCAGATTTCTAAATTGTCCAAAAGGCACAATTGAGCGTTGGAATTAGTTCCAGGAGTCGGGAGCACTAAACAACTATCTAATGGAGACTTATCTCGGAGCTGAGCGGGCAGACACAGACGCTTTTCATCAGACCCACCCTGGGTCCGGTTAATTAAGCGTACTGCTAACTTCTAAcgctaataacattaccgtcaGCAAAACACCCCCGCGAATCAAATCCACACTTAACCGTCAAGCCagtaaacctgtatggaaaaacacctctgctgaagcGTTCAACTCGTTAACGATAATACGAGACAacgaaaaagacaacactaaaatgtctgttttctcacacacacactataattaCCAGTTTTCCCCCACTCATCCTGTCTATTTCTAtcggagagagggagagagagagagagagagagagagagagagagagagagatagtgtCCTATCAAGACATTCTTAAAAGGCCTCTGAAAATAATCGTAAGCCGATGTACTTGAACGAGATAAAGAGGTAGTCGTGTATTTTCCTGCAGATGCTCATTTTCAGAAGGATTCTCTGCTTACCTGACAGGCAGTAATAAGCGTAAACAACTAAGCCTAATAATAGGATAATACTGTAGTCTCCGCGATAGTGCCTGCAGGTAACATCCAGACACACCGGCAACAATAGAGCCTCCTCCACAGCCTGTCAAAAGTGACTCTATATCAGTGATCAATATGCTAATGAGAATAAGTAGGTTTTTACCAACGACTTGAAGATAGCAAGGTTGGGGGCTGTTCTAATCTCTAAAAGGCAGGGTGTTCCACAGACGAGGCCCTGCTACCGCAAAAGCAAAAAACCACAgaccaagcaatcggcccgttccaaacaggcacattttcaacgggcactgcactagttagAATACATTTAGTTTGAGTGCGATGGTCAGTGAAAATGTCAGAGCAAATGCAAACATCTGCCAGTGCAGGCTAATAAAGCAGCATTTCTGGCACAACTTATTCAAGACTGAAGGGTAAATATAGGGAGCCTGTGAggtgaaaatacagaaaatacaaaacagacGTTACCTGCTTTGAGCATATCCACCGTCTGCAGGTTGGGCGGCATGCGCTTCAGTGCTACAGCCTTCAGGTAGGTTTCTGTGTTCGCATAGTACCTGCACGCCAGAGAAATGAGTTTTTAAACCCCAAGTGTTACAAAAACAGTAGGATAAACAATCAGCTCTCACCGGAGGTTTCTCAGATGTTTCCTGAAAAAATTTATTTCTTTAGCTCCCTCCAAAAGAAGTTTTAGCCAATGTTAACCATTACATGCGGACCGTtacatttcattatatttatacagtacaggccaaaagtttggacacaccttctcattcaatgtgtttctttattttcatgactatttacattgtagattctcactgaaggcatcaaaactatgaatgaacacatatggaattatgtacttaacaaaaaaagtgtgaaataactgaaaacatgtcttatattttagattcctcaaagtagccaccctttgctttttttgataactcagcaaacccttggtgttctctcaatgagcttcatgaggtagtcacctgaaatggttttaccttcacaggtgtgctttgtcagggttaattagtggaatttttttccttattaataaaaaaagcaaagggtggctactttgaagaatctaaaatataagacatgttttcagttatttcacacttttttgttaagtacataattccatatgtgttcattcatagttttgatgccttcagtgagaatctacaatgtaaatagtcatgaaaataaaaaggaaacgcattgaatgagaaggtgtgtccaaacttttggcctgtactgtaaataaagacgttttcaccataaattggttaataaaaatgtatcacaGGACCCCACACTTAATGGGGCCCCacaaaaggcccattctgagccaggagaAACCCTGCATACTCACTCTTTGGCAAAGGCAAACTCCTCGGGTGAAAGCAGCGACGGATCTCCCTCCCCTCGAGACTTTTCTCTCTCCAGGACATGCGGGAAAAACTTCTCAATCTAGACATAGGGGGGCACAAAGATCAGGCGACTTTGTCGACAGGGACTGAGCGAAACGAGAGCTTTATTTTGCACGCCGCGTTGCTGAGCCTACGGACCTTCCTCAGACGAGAGCGCAGGTAGCTGCTGAGCACGAAGCGAATCCTGTCGATCTCCATGCGATGGATGCTGGCCTTCGCGTCGCCTTTCTTCACCCGCTGCAAGTTGGCGTCCTGTCGGAGAACATGTCAGGACACGGTCAGAGATGAACAGTTTCTTTATTCAGCTTGACTTCCAATGACCACAAGAGAATATGAAAACTTTCAGTTTGTCTTAGATTCAGATTGTTCTTTTACTCGGttgttcttttcttctttcttttagttatttaaaaagAGCTTGAGGCAGaagattgtttttaattgccAACAACTACTTCTGGGATTCCTGTGCGCATGAACCCTGAATTACCTGCCAGAATAACTTGATTCGGTACGATCAGATTGCTGTAAGGACTCctttataattttatataaCAGTCTTTCATACTTGCAGGATGAAAAAAGTAATCTtggaaacattttattttgtataaaaaGGGTTTGTTTTATACATGCAAAACAAACCAGACTGACAACTAAAAgggcagaaagagaaaaagatcGCTCTGAGCTCTAGCGTCAAAATGTGTGCAGATTAAAATATGAACAGCTTTCGGTTTCAATGTCAAATAATGCAGCCTATAACAAGCTGAAATTAACTTCTTCAACCTACACAACACAAACCGAAGGCTACTTATGTACttaaatttagatttttaagtacattttgctaatGGTATCAATACTTATGTTTGCATACTAATCTAACATTTGAAATGCAGGACTATTTACTTGTAACTGcacttttacagtgtggtattacttaaaaaaagaagaagacatgaaTACTTCTCAAAGCTAAGCATGATAATCATTGGTTTTGCGCCCTGCACCTCACTGACTGTTCGGTGACATTTTGAAATCTAGGTGGAGTCATGAGTGTTTCTGAATGTACACTAAGTTAGACACAACCCACAGAGAAGAAGGTATACCCGTGTATATAGGGGTAGATTTCAGGGGGGCATGCAGGGGGATATGTCTCTCtccaatatttagaagagggAGATTTGTCCCACCCGAAAAATATGAAACCACACTCCCCAAAAGAGGTCAAAATAACCGTTCAGGGGGCTCAAAACtgtgtctacttgtgctacagcggggggttaaagaacacaacaggagtCTGGGGTGATGACGGTGCAGCggatatgacacgtgcctttggtgcgggagatctgggttcgattcccactgcgatacatcaaccaacgtgtccctgagcaagacacttaacccctagttgctccagaggcgtgcgacctctgacttatatagcaattgtaagtcgctttggataaaagcgtcagctaaatgacatgtaatgtaatgagtgTGGAAAATACAGATTTGATTTCATGTCTTTTATGTAGAGTTAAACTGGCTTTAACAAGGTCTCTAACAGATTTGTTGTTGTAGATGTTCATTACTGTACGGTTTGGCTCAGTGTCGGCCCAGGCGAAGAACAGACTGCAGGGCATTGTGTGCACAGCAGAGAGGCTGACTGGACACAGGCAGCTGTTACTCAGTGACCTGTGTGAGAACAGAGTCAGGAAGAGGGCAGCTACAACTGCTGCTGATCAGTCACCCATCCAGCAAGGGACATTTTTAGGCAGCTTCCCTCAGGAAGAAGGCACAGTGCGAT contains:
- the gins4 gene encoding DNA replication complex GINS protein SLD5, which produces MSDALSDAGSDVNQDDAQEDVMTPAELIAKLEEAWLNEKFSPELLENKSEVVECVMEQLSHMDANLQRVKKGDAKASIHRMEIDRIRFVLSSYLRSRLRKIEKFFPHVLEREKSRGEGDPSLLSPEEFAFAKEYYANTETYLKAVALKRMPPNLQTVDMLKAVPEPCLDSFVFLRVKDRQENILVEPETDDQREYVVDLEEGSQHLMRYRTIAPLVSSGAVQLI